A single Oncorhynchus nerka isolate Pitt River linkage group LG10, Oner_Uvic_2.0, whole genome shotgun sequence DNA region contains:
- the tlcd5b gene encoding TLC domain-containing protein 5 produces MNTRLGCIWRVEDKATTMILLEVCCCLIGWISLYFAFCYLNGQRGKEWNCRLVTLTHGILIVCLTAYISFIDGPWPLTHAGTENTPLQILALVVSLGYFLFDFGWCICVRTEGPVMLAHHTMSIAGILLALGLGKSAVETCAVIFGSEITNPLLQARWFLRQVGRYDSLWGDVVDLLFILLFALVRVGVGGMMLYCELTSPRPSLIMKGGGLAMYTLAWVFMVDIAKFACKKSRTKYKRWHEMCKLGEVNGHTGKTE; encoded by the exons ATGAATACCAGGTTAGGATGCATCTGGAGAGTAGAAGATAAAG CAACAACAATGATACTTTTGGAGGTGTGCTGCTGCCTGATTGGCTGGATTTCACTCTACTTTGCCTTCTGTTACCTGAATGGCCAGAGGGGCAAGGAGTGGAACTGcaggctggtgacactgacaCATGGGATCCTCATAGTATGTCTTACTGCATACATTAGCTTCATCGATGGGCCCTGGCCTTTAACACATGCAG GTACAGAGAACACCCCGCTCCAGATCCTGGCCCTGGTGGTTAGTCTGGGCTACTTCCTATTCGACTTTGGCTGGTGCATCTGCGTCCGTACCGAGGGCCCTGTCATGCTGGCCCACCACACCATGAGCATCGCAGGCATCCTGTTGGCGCTGGGCCTGGGCAAGTCGGCAGTGGAGACATGTGCCGTGATTTTCGGCAGCGAGATCACCAACCCCTTGCTGCAGGCCCGCTGGTTCCTCCGGCAGGTGGGCCGCTACGACAGCCTGTGGGGGGACGTGGTGGACCTGCTCTTTATCCTGCTCTTTGCCCTGGTGCGTGTAGGCGTGGGTGGCATGATGCTCTACTGTGAGCTCACCTCTCCCCGGCCCAGCCTCATCATGAAGGGAGGGGGCCTGGCCATGTACACACTGGCCTGGGTCTTCATGGTGGACATTGCCAAGTTTGCCTGCAAGAAAAGCAGGACAAAGTACAAGAGGTGGCATGAGATGTGCAAGTTGGGAGAGGTGAATGGACACACAGGGAAGACTGAGTGA
- the pou2f3 gene encoding POU domain, class 2, transcription factor 3, translating into MSTDGVEHSEAHHEQADNEQNGIDFTRQIKTEVLNDSPHSVLSHKTCHLTQGALISGGQLSGEVSSSHTMQQLVLMPGSHHLSPPSSFLLSQTQHTGHQALLQQNLLSFPTQSQSGLLQHQPGLALTPQAMSRSGLTSSSMEGHLDMSHLQVPKHMGPPQQDEASDLEELEQFAKAFKQRRIKLGFTQGDVGLAMGKLYGNDFSQTTISRFEALNLSFKNMCKLKPLLEKWLSDAENCPSDSMSNAVSLPPLMEGYGRKRKKRTSIETNIKLTLEKRFLDNPKPNSEEIMLISEQLSMEKEVVRVWFCNRRQKQKRIYCPVSTSPMKSHNFNSRMASTSRSYSPPASGVSSSSSPNSPSRGPSPGTLRSGSAALTSQVNQSFSSPGSWYRTWNPTSYHH; encoded by the exons ATGAGCACAGACGGAGTGGAACACTCAGAGGCTCACCATGAACAAGCAG ACAATGAACAAAATGGAATTGACTTCACCAGACAA ATCAAGACAGAGGTCCTCAATGACTCTCCCCATTCTGTCTTATCACACAAGACATGTCACCTGACACAAGGAGCCCTAATATCTGGTGGCCAGCTATCAGGG GAAGTCTCCTCCTCACACACCATGCAGCAGTTGGTGCTTATGCCCGGCTCTCAccacctctcacccccctcctccttcctcctctcacagacacaacacactgggcacCAAG CACTTCTGCAGCAGAACCTCCTCAGCTTTCCCACCCAGAGCCAGTCAGGCCTCCTCCAGCACCAGCCTGGGTTAGCATTGACACCTCAG GCCATGAGTCGGTCGGGCCTGACGTCGTCGTCCATGGAAGGCCACCTGGACATGTCCCACCTGCAGGTCCCCAAACACATGGGGCCCCCCCAGCAGGACGAGGCCAGTGACCTGGAGGAGTTGGAACAGTTTGCCAAGGCCTTCAAACAGAGACGCATCAAACTGGGCTTCACCCAG ggtgaTGTAGGCCTGGCTATGGGGAAGCTGTATGGGAATGACTTCAGCCAGACCACCATCTCCCGCTTCGAGGCCCTCAACCTAAGCTTCAAGAACATGTGCAAGCTGAAGCCTCTACTTGAGAAATGGCTGAGTGACGCAG AGAATTGCCCCTCTGACTCTATGAGCAATGCTGTTTCTCTACCCCCCCTGATGGAAGGCTATGGAAGGAAAAGAAAAAAGAGGACAAGCATCGAAACCAACATAAAGCTCACCCTGGAGAAACGCTTCCTTGAC AACCCCAAGCCTAACTCGGAGGAGATCATGCTGATCTCAGAGCAGCTGTCTATGGAGAAGGAGGTGGTGCGGGTGTGGTTCTGTAACCGCAGACAGAAGCAGAAGAGGATCTACTGCCCCGTGTCCACCTCACCAATGAAATCACACAACTTCAACTCCAGAATG GCATCCACGTCCAGATCATACAGCCCTCCTGCTTCAGGAG TGTCATCGAGTTCCTCTCCCAATAGTCCTAGTCGTGGGCCTTCGCCTGGAACACTCCGGTCTGGCTCCGCTGCTCTGACCTCTCAGGTCAACCAGTCCTTCAGCTCACCAGG GTCGTGGTATCGCACATGGAACCCTACATCCTATCACCACTGA